The Vicia villosa cultivar HV-30 ecotype Madison, WI linkage group LG1, Vvil1.0, whole genome shotgun sequence genome includes a region encoding these proteins:
- the LOC131594955 gene encoding uncharacterized protein LOC131594955 yields the protein MARRLGKVLGRIMNMSQAAFVLGKHVQNHVLLAYELIRGYSTKGGALKCMFLMDIQKAYNSVEWQAIEDIMAELSFPNQFIERLVVKIVSYRIMQKLKRNPNFNFHSKCKKLSIVNISFVDDLLLFTRGNLGSTQLAMQKFRDFLEATCLCVNHGKCRAYFGNVEKEVKHPILHVTGFKEGPIPFRYFRITLTSKKLSVNNCLRLVEKNCMQDKALD from the exons ATGGCTAGAAGGCTTGGGAAAGTGTTAGGAAGAATTATGAACATGAGTCAAGCAGCATTTGTACTAGGGAAACACGTGCAAAATCATGTGCTCTTGGCCTATGAGCTCATTAGGGGTTATAGTACAAAAGGAGGAGCTCTTAAATGTATGTTTCTAATGGACATTCAAAAGGCGTACAATAGCGTGGAGTGGCAAGCTATTGAAGATATCATGGCTGAATTGAGTTTCCCTAACCAGTTCATCGAACGG CTAGTTGTGAAAATAGTGTCTTACAG GATCATGCAGAAATTAAAGAGAAACCCCAACTTTAACTTTCACTCAAAATGCAAGAAGCTTAGTATTGTCAACATCAgctttgttgatgatcttctACTATTCACTAGAGGTAATTTGGGCTCTACTCAGCTTGCTATGCAGAAATTTAGGGATTTCCTTGAGGCAACATGTTTGTGTGTTAATCATGGGAAATGCAGAGCTTATTTTGGGAACGTAGAAAAGGAAGTGAAGCACCCAATTTTACATGTTACTGGTTTTAAGGAGGGTCCCATTCCTTTTAGGTACTTTAGGATTACCTTGACTAGTAAGAAGCTGTCTGTTAATAACTGTCTTAGATTGGTTGAAAAAAATTGTATGCAGGATAAAGCACTGgactga